One region of Priestia megaterium genomic DNA includes:
- the tagU gene encoding polyisoprenyl-teichoic acid--peptidoglycan teichoic acid transferase TagU: protein METEQDLQRKRKKRKSKKKKGFKIALAIIILLILGVGIYGYSVYSSVANTFDKTHEPLSRDKSEKRSEKVSLAKHDPISILLLGVDQRGADRGRSDSLMLLTVNPDKKAVKMVSIPRDTRTEIIGKGKEDKINHAYAFGGVDMSIKTVENFLDVPIDYYIQVNMESFKDIVDAVGGVTVNNTLDFTYEDHHFEKGTLELNGTNALKYSRMRYDDPRGDFGRQSRQQQIIQAVIDEGASIKSLTNYGTILDAIGNNVKTNLTFDDMKEIQSNYKEARNNVDHIQINGTGEKIDGIYYYKVPDAERTKISHTLKENLNLK from the coding sequence ATGGAAACAGAACAAGACCTACAGCGCAAGCGTAAAAAACGAAAATCGAAAAAGAAAAAAGGATTTAAAATTGCATTAGCTATCATTATTCTTCTTATTCTTGGAGTTGGAATATATGGATATTCCGTGTACAGTTCAGTAGCAAATACCTTTGACAAGACGCATGAGCCCCTGAGCCGTGACAAATCCGAAAAACGTTCTGAAAAAGTAAGTCTAGCAAAACATGATCCAATTTCAATTTTGCTGCTGGGAGTCGATCAGCGCGGAGCAGACCGTGGACGTTCAGATTCACTGATGCTGTTAACGGTAAACCCTGACAAAAAAGCAGTTAAAATGGTTAGTATTCCTCGTGATACACGTACTGAAATTATCGGCAAAGGAAAAGAAGACAAAATCAATCATGCCTACGCATTTGGTGGGGTTGATATGTCGATCAAAACAGTAGAAAACTTCTTGGATGTACCAATTGATTATTACATACAAGTAAACATGGAAAGCTTTAAAGATATTGTAGATGCAGTTGGAGGCGTCACGGTAAACAATACGCTAGATTTCACATATGAAGATCATCACTTCGAAAAAGGAACGCTCGAATTAAACGGGACAAACGCTCTAAAATACTCTCGTATGCGTTATGACGATCCGCGTGGTGACTTTGGTCGTCAATCCCGCCAGCAACAAATCATTCAAGCCGTTATTGACGAAGGCGCAAGTATCAAATCTTTGACAAATTACGGTACAATTTTAGATGCAATTGGAAATAATGTTAAAACCAATCTTACGTTTGATGATATGAAAGAAATTCAATCAAACTATAAAGAAGCCCGTAATAATGTGGATCATATCCAGATTAATGGTACAGGCGAAAAAATCGATGGTATTTACTACTATAAAGTACCAGATGCAGAACGTACAAAGATTTCACATACTTTAAAAGAAAATTTAAATTTAAAATAA
- a CDS encoding SGNH/GDSL hydrolase family protein, with product MKVMVNIVAIVVLIGTIVGGKLYWDKQTAAETSNFVGNKAISKEVSGETENISWEEYTKNLPKSIIVKLEKAKKLGKPMNLLIVGSQATSTDSTGWPAMFKETLKNTYGSLINVKVLEYKDTTTLDFVRNREYEDIVKEKPDVLLFEPFLLNDNGTVGITNTLDNLNVIMSHVTTSNSDLVTILQPSQPVYNATNYPKEAEALKVFAEEKGYEYLNHWSAWPDYRSEKILDYLVQKQHIPTRKGNKAWANYLKEYFTNS from the coding sequence ATGAAAGTAATGGTAAATATTGTAGCTATCGTTGTGCTTATAGGGACTATAGTTGGGGGTAAGTTGTATTGGGATAAGCAAACAGCTGCAGAAACATCAAATTTTGTAGGAAATAAAGCTATTTCAAAAGAGGTATCAGGTGAAACAGAGAATATAAGTTGGGAAGAATATACTAAAAACCTTCCAAAATCTATAATAGTTAAACTTGAAAAAGCAAAAAAATTAGGAAAGCCGATGAATTTATTAATTGTGGGTTCACAGGCAACATCGACGGATTCAACGGGCTGGCCCGCTATGTTCAAAGAAACGTTAAAAAATACATATGGTTCACTTATTAATGTGAAAGTTTTAGAATATAAGGACACTACTACATTAGATTTTGTGCGAAATAGAGAATATGAGGATATTGTAAAAGAGAAGCCAGATGTATTATTATTTGAGCCATTTTTATTGAATGACAATGGTACAGTAGGTATTACAAATACGCTAGATAACTTAAATGTTATTATGTCCCATGTAACAACTTCTAATTCAGATTTGGTGACGATTCTGCAGCCTTCACAGCCTGTATATAACGCTACTAATTACCCTAAAGAAGCAGAAGCCTTAAAAGTTTTTGCTGAAGAGAAGGGATACGAATACTTAAACCATTGGAGCGCTTGGCCTGATTATAGATCAGAGAAAATATTAGATTATCTAGTACAAAAACAGCATATTCCAACTAGAAAAGGTAATAAAGCATGGGCTAACTACTTAAAAGAATATTTTACGAACTCTTAA
- a CDS encoding YveK family protein, with protein sequence MEETLTLKELFQALKKRLWLIGLITVITAIVSAVLTFFVLTPMYDVKTQLLVNQTKSEQQIYNTTELQANVQLINTYNVIIKSPTVLDKVRKNLSLEKSTDELNKQISVTSAEESQIVEIVVEDKSPEMAAKIANETAKVFKAEVSKVMNVDNVNILSKAVVKENIKPVKPIPALNILIGIVIGLIISIATAFVLEFSDKSIKTEVDIEKYLDLPVMGTVANIEEIPASPSRSSRVSNQASSRVRGESIGS encoded by the coding sequence ATGGAAGAAACACTTACTTTAAAGGAGTTGTTTCAGGCTTTAAAGAAGCGTCTTTGGCTTATCGGTCTTATTACAGTTATTACTGCAATAGTCAGTGCAGTACTTACCTTTTTCGTTTTAACGCCAATGTACGACGTGAAAACACAGTTACTTGTAAATCAAACTAAGTCTGAGCAACAAATCTATAATACTACTGAATTGCAGGCAAATGTTCAATTAATTAATACTTATAACGTGATCATTAAAAGTCCTACTGTTCTAGATAAAGTCCGTAAAAATCTAAGCCTAGAAAAAAGTACGGACGAGCTCAATAAACAAATCTCAGTAACAAGTGCTGAAGAATCTCAGATTGTTGAAATAGTAGTAGAGGACAAATCACCAGAGATGGCTGCAAAAATTGCGAATGAAACAGCTAAGGTTTTTAAGGCAGAAGTATCTAAGGTTATGAACGTAGATAATGTAAATATATTGTCTAAAGCTGTAGTTAAAGAAAATATTAAACCTGTTAAACCAATACCAGCTTTGAATATTTTAATTGGTATCGTAATCGGCTTAATTATAAGCATTGCGACTGCATTTGTATTGGAATTCTCTGATAAATCAATTAAAACGGAAGTAGATATTGAGAAGTACTTAGACCTCCCGGTTATGGGTACTGTAGCAAATATTGAGGAAATTCCGGCTTCTCCTTCTAGATCATCTCGAGTTTCTAATCAAGCTAGTAGTAGAGTAAGGGGGGAATCAATTGGCTCGTAA
- a CDS encoding CpsD/CapB family tyrosine-protein kinase has translation MARKKNQINDKALTVKRRLVAHTNPKLPVAEQYRTIRSNIQFSSLDEDIRSLVMTSSGPGEGKSTTAANLAIVYAQQGKKVLLVDADLRKPTAHFSFRLENHIGFTNVLTKKTKLLEAVYQTDIPNLSILTSGPIPPNPSELLASKNMDELLEIMYENFDFILFDTPPTLAVTDAQILSNKAEATLLVVSSGTTDRNAAQKAKELLTNAKARLLGVILNNRKIESKDYYYYYGNN, from the coding sequence TTGGCTCGTAAAAAGAATCAAATCAACGATAAAGCATTAACAGTAAAGCGTCGATTAGTTGCTCATACTAATCCTAAGTTACCAGTAGCTGAACAATATCGCACAATACGTTCCAATATTCAGTTTTCTAGTCTAGACGAAGACATTCGTTCTTTGGTAATGACGTCTTCTGGTCCGGGTGAAGGGAAATCAACAACTGCTGCTAACTTAGCTATTGTATATGCACAGCAAGGTAAGAAGGTCTTACTGGTTGATGCTGATCTTCGTAAGCCTACAGCACACTTCTCGTTTAGGTTAGAGAACCACATTGGATTTACAAATGTCTTGACTAAAAAAACGAAATTGTTAGAGGCTGTTTATCAAACTGATATTCCTAACCTATCAATTTTAACAAGTGGTCCAATTCCTCCAAATCCTTCGGAGCTTTTGGCTTCTAAAAATATGGATGAGTTGTTAGAAATAATGTATGAAAACTTTGATTTTATCTTATTTGATACCCCACCTACTTTGGCTGTAACAGATGCTCAAATTTTGTCTAACAAAGCTGAAGCGACACTTTTAGTTGTCAGTAGCGGTACAACAGATAGAAATGCTGCTCAAAAAGCTAAAGAATTATTAACTAATGCTAAAGCTAGGCTATTAGGTGTTATTTTGAATAACCGCAAAATTGAGTCAAAAGATTATTACTACTATTACGGTAATAATTAA
- a CDS encoding phospho-sugar mutase, translated as MTWQAQLEKWLTFDHLESELKEELLLMQRNQKEVEDAFYKNLEFGTGGMRGELGPGTNRLNLYMIRKATEGLANYIEENGEKAKNRGVVVAYDSRHKSPEFALEVAKVLGKHNIRTYVFEELTPTPELSFAVRYLDAFAGIVITASHNPPEYNGYKVYGEDGGQIPPEVADTIITYVDAVKNELTIPVMDETQLLEEKLLTYIGQEIDSAYIEELKTIQLNRGIVEKSGKDLKIVFTPLHGTANRLVRAGLEAFGFSNVTVVKEQELPDPNFSTVKSPNPEEHAAFELAIKYGKEIEADILMGTDPDADRLGIAVKDINDNYVVLTGNQMGALMLHYLLSQKKEKGILPKNGVVVKTIVTSEIGRAIAKSFGLNTIDTLTGFKFIGEKINEFEQTKEYTFEFGYEESYGYLIGEFVRDKDAVQSAIFAAEVAAFYKMQGKSLYEGLLEIFEQYGFYKESLQSLTLKGKDGAEQIGNILASFRKTPPTEVAGVKVVAIEDYQISQKTILETNSTEKIYLPKSNVLKFYLENGSWFTIRPSGTEPKAKFYFAVKGTSLQDSDKAIKMLESNVMGKVDEIVGLKN; from the coding sequence ATGACATGGCAAGCACAGCTAGAGAAATGGCTAACATTTGATCATTTAGAAAGTGAATTAAAAGAAGAGCTCTTATTAATGCAACGAAACCAGAAAGAAGTAGAAGATGCATTTTATAAAAACCTTGAATTTGGAACAGGCGGTATGAGAGGAGAACTAGGTCCAGGTACGAACCGTTTAAACTTATATATGATCCGTAAAGCAACAGAAGGATTAGCGAACTATATTGAAGAAAATGGTGAAAAAGCAAAAAATAGAGGTGTAGTTGTTGCCTATGATTCGCGTCATAAGTCACCTGAATTTGCTCTAGAGGTTGCAAAAGTACTAGGGAAGCATAACATTAGAACATATGTATTTGAGGAATTGACACCTACGCCTGAACTATCCTTTGCAGTTCGTTACTTAGACGCATTTGCAGGTATTGTTATTACAGCAAGTCACAATCCACCGGAATACAACGGTTATAAAGTCTATGGAGAAGATGGAGGGCAAATTCCTCCAGAAGTTGCAGATACAATTATCACTTATGTTGATGCAGTAAAAAATGAATTAACAATTCCAGTAATGGACGAAACCCAACTGCTCGAAGAAAAATTGTTAACATACATCGGTCAAGAAATAGACTCTGCGTATATTGAAGAGTTAAAAACTATACAACTTAACCGAGGAATTGTTGAAAAATCAGGAAAAGACTTAAAAATTGTATTTACGCCATTGCATGGCACAGCTAATAGACTAGTTCGTGCAGGCTTGGAAGCTTTCGGCTTTAGCAATGTTACAGTTGTCAAAGAGCAAGAACTACCTGATCCAAATTTTTCAACAGTCAAATCACCTAATCCCGAAGAGCATGCAGCATTTGAATTAGCCATTAAATATGGTAAGGAAATAGAAGCTGACATTTTGATGGGAACAGATCCAGATGCAGATCGTTTAGGTATTGCTGTAAAAGACATTAATGATAATTATGTCGTGCTAACAGGAAACCAAATGGGCGCACTCATGCTTCACTATTTACTTTCTCAAAAGAAAGAAAAAGGGATTCTACCTAAAAATGGTGTCGTGGTTAAAACTATAGTAACCTCTGAAATTGGACGTGCAATTGCCAAAAGTTTTGGGCTGAATACAATTGATACTCTCACTGGTTTCAAATTTATAGGTGAAAAAATTAATGAATTTGAACAAACGAAAGAATATACATTTGAATTTGGGTATGAAGAGAGCTATGGATATTTAATAGGAGAATTTGTTCGTGATAAAGATGCAGTTCAGTCAGCAATTTTTGCTGCGGAGGTAGCTGCTTTCTATAAAATGCAAGGAAAGTCTTTGTATGAAGGACTACTAGAAATTTTTGAGCAGTATGGCTTTTATAAAGAATCACTTCAATCATTGACTTTAAAAGGAAAAGATGGGGCAGAACAGATAGGTAATATCTTAGCCTCATTCCGAAAAACACCGCCTACAGAAGTTGCTGGTGTTAAAGTAGTAGCAATTGAGGATTATCAAATTAGTCAAAAAACAATTTTAGAGACTAATAGCACTGAAAAAATTTATTTACCAAAATCAAACGTGTTAAAGTTCTATCTAGAAAATGGTTCTTGGTTTACAATTCGTCCATCAGGAACAGAGCCTAAAGCCAAATTTTATTTTGCAGTTAAGGGAACTTCTCTACAGGATAGTGATAAAGCAATTAAGATGTTGGAGTCTAATGTCATGGGGAAAGTTGATGAGATAGTAGGTTTAAAGAACTAA